DNA sequence from the Thalassotalea sp. 273M-4 genome:
GCCTTGGAGCATATTTTTGGCTTTTTCTTCTGATAAAATGATCGAAGGTTTTATCAAAATGTGGCGAGATTTAATTTCTTCTACTTCGACAACCTGTTGACCACGAAGATCTAAAATCTTGATGATGTTAAAGCCCAATCCGGTTCTTATCGGGCCAAAGATTTCACCTTTCTCCTGGCCTTCCACCAGTTCAGCAAACAAGGTTGGCATTTCATTAATACCACTCCAGCCAATGTCACCACCTTGCAGCGCCGAAGGTGCTCCCGATGAGGCGATTGCGATTTGCTTGAAATCACCACCATCGTTTAATAACTCGATAACTTTATCGGCTTTTTCTTTGGCTTCATTTAAGTCTTGCTGAGTAGGATCTTCTGGGAAAGCAATCAGAATATGTCCTAAATTATATTCGATTTGTTTTTCAGATTGTTCTTGCATCAATTGTAATAAATTATCGACTTCTTGCGGGGTGATGCTAATGCGACGACCAACGCTCGCTCGACGGACTTCGGTTACAATTAATTCGTTTCGAACGCCTTCGCGGTACAGTTCATAGTTTTGGCCTTGGGCAACCAGTTTTTGACGAAATTGCTCTAAACTCAGGTCTTCACTTTGTTTAGCTATGTTGGCAATAGTAGCGTCAAGCTGTGCATCGCTAATTTGCACCCCCATGCGCTCACCCATTTCCAATAACAAGGTGTCATTGATCAGTTTTTCCATTGCTTGGACTTGCAAGGCTTTATCGGAAGGTAATTTTTGATTTTCTCTAAGGGCTTGTCGTTTTACATTTTCTACCAAGTGGTCAATTTCTGACTGTAATACCACGCCGGTGTTCACAATGGCCACGACTCTGTCTAATTCAACTTCTTTGGCTGTCAGCGTTGAAGAACTTAACATTCCTGCTGCTAGACCTGACAACATCAGGCCAACTTTTATTATATTGTTCATTGATTTTTTCTTTGGTTAGTTAGTTAGGAAATACGGACGCTTATAGCCGAACAAGCCAGATTCTAGCATATCTGAAATACTCGTGGGCTGTTGTTTACCGCCCAACCCTTTTAATACAAACTGTAACATAATTCCACTGTCAAATTCATCGCGATTTTCAAATTCAAAGTCTTGGCTATCCAAGTTGGTATTAATACTTCGATGATAGGTTAGTCGAAGTGCCCAACAACAGCTTTCATATTGAAAGCCAGCATAGCTTTCCAGTGAACGTTTACGTTTAATATCTTGGGTAATATGGCCAACAAATTGCCAATCTTTGTTGATTGGGAAACTCCCTAGCAAGGACAATTGTTCAATACTATCTTCGGCGATATTACTGATATAGCGATGACTAAGCTGAAAGATATTACGATCATCTTTAACGTAATGGATACTCACTTGGCTTTTTTCAGTTTGATTATTTTTGGTATCGTACTGGATATCTGACTGAAATTGCCATCTTCTTGCCAGTTGCAAAAATAAATCTGCCGCCAGCGCTGAAGTATCTTTGCGATTACCATCTTCATCAAAATTAATGTTGGTATCGTTTAGATAGGTAATCCGACCCAGGCTAAGGCGAAAAAGTTCCTGATTATCTTTATTTAAAATTCGAGAGGTGGCGCCAAACGAAATCTGGTTGGCCTCAGCGATGCGATCAACACTGGTAAATCGACGATCGCGAAATAAGCCATCAAAGTCGTCTTGTAAAGGCGAACTGTCGTAAATAAAAATATCGTCTTGGTTGGTATCGGGGACAAACAAGTATTGCACTTGGGGCTCAAATGTTTGAGTCATGTTATCAAAAAATAAGGTGGTATCACGATCAAAGTTAAGCCCGGTATGAAAGCGCACTTTCGGTAGGGTACGATCGGCTTCTTCAGTTAAATTTAAATTAAAGGCTTGATTAGCAAAATTAAGGTTATCTTGCTGGTAAATTGTATGCATAAGTTTAAAGTCAGAATTAAAAAACCAACCTGGACGTGCATACGGAAATGAAAAACCGGTTTCTAAGTGTAATCGCTCAGCGGTCGGTAAAAACTCATCACTGATGTCAAATTGACTGTATTCGGCAAAAAAGTTAAAACTAGAGTTCCAAAAGCCCAGGGGCTGATACGACTCAAATTCAATTTGCGGTAAGGTTTTGTAACTGTTTGCTCGATTACCTAAAACCGAAAAATCCTGAATTTTTATGGTGCTATGCCAATAGTCACTAAAATACGATAACTCACCTATGCGCCATAAGTAGGCATCAGATTTATTAAATTGGTCACTGCCAATATCGACCAAATAGTTATCATCGCTAACATCTGAGAAGTCGATAAAAACACGGAAATTATCTGAAATAGTGCCCATATGTTGGAATCTGCTCAGATAACGAGGCTCGTCATTATTGACTAACTCATCGTCTTGCTCTAGGTATTCAACATTTAACTGACCATATTGTTGACCCGTTAAGTAACGTAACTCTGTTTGTAACTGAGTGCCACGTTTTGACATGTAATATGGGGTTATGGTGGCGTCCATATTGGGCGCAATATTCCAATAAAATGGGGTTTTAAGCTCAAAGCCTGAGTTGCTTGAGGTGCTTATTTGTGGGTATAAAAAGCCGGTTTTGCGCTGATCAGACAAAGGGAAATTTATGTAGGGAAGGTAAAAAACAGGAATATCTTTTACTCTAAATACGGTATTCCAAGCTTCGCCTTCATTGTCTTCGGTCGATAAGTTAATTTTGCTGGCGCTGATTTTCCAATCGGGCACCTCTTCTTGGCAAGCGGTATATGAGGCACCGGCTAAACTTAGCCCCTTTTCATTTATCTCAAGTCGCTTGGCACCGCCTTTTCCTGGCGCATTGTTTAACCGATATTCAGTACCACTCATCACGATTTGCTTGGTATCGTTATTCGCATGTAGATTGTCAGCGTTTATGGTGATGGTATCACTTTGAAATTGAGTGTTACCTTTACTTGAAATCTGGTTTGCTACTCGATCAATAAAAATTTCATCGGTTTGAATGATGTTTTGCCCATTCGCCATTTTTACGTTACCACTAAAACGGGTATTTTTATTGTTTTCGATAACCGCTTTATCGGATTCTATCCAGATTTCGTCGTCACCGCGAAGCTGCGTCGAGTTTAGTCGAATGTATTGAGGTGGCGCGATCACACATTGTTGATCGATCCCCTCAACAAGAGGGCTGTTTTCACTTTCTTGTGAATAGCCAAGGGGAGATAAAATGCAAAGACTGATAAAAAAACTGATACGGGTGTTCTGCATGTAATTTCCATTTCCCAACATGAACACGATTTTACTTACGAAAACCTTAACGTATTGGGGTTTGCAATAGATACTGAATAAGATTGATGGTTAGTGCTTAAGTCTAACAAATTTTATTAATTAAGTATTGAATTTCACTATTAAAAATACAAATCTTAGACAACTACTTCACGAACATCAATAGGTTTACCATGACTTCGCCAGCCCCATTAGGCATAAGTTGTAAAAACCAGCTATGAGGTTCAGTGATAGCCGTTAACTAAGTGGTAAACTAAGCCGTTAACTAAGCGGTAACCTAGGCGGTAAAATTGAGGAAAGAAAGTCGCTCAGACGAGTAAATATATCAACATAACTCGGCATATAATCGCGTCTTTATCTGGTATTTATTTATCGCTTTCGATAAGGTTATGCTCAAACAGGACGATTTAACAAACGTCGTGTTGTTTGAGCTAAAACATTATTACCGATAACCAATACAGGTACTATTTTTGAATACACCTTTACAACCAGAGCAACAAAGCCAATCCATTCGATATCAGGCTCTTTGTCATTGGCTCGACAGACTCTTCAACCAGCAAGAATTGCAACTATCAGCGCTCAATGGTGATGCGGGATTTCGACAATACTACCGTCTCAGTGTTCATCCTCATAGCTACATTGTGGTCGATAGCCCGAGCGATAAAATAAACAATACGGCGGTAGTTGAAATGACCCAAGCATTTTCCCAAGCGGGTCTTTTGGTGCCAAAAATTTATCATTATGAACCCGAGCAAGGCTTTTTAGTGATCGCCGATTTTGGCGATACCTTGTTAAGTCAGGTGCTAAACAATGACAATTTTAAAGGCAAATATCAGCAAGCTTTAATGTTATTAAATCAGGTAAGAGAGGTGCAAAGCACACCGCAGTGGTCATTACCTGAATATGATCGAACGTTCTTATTGACTGAAATGGAAATATTTCGTCAATGGTTATTACAAACACATTTAAAGCTTGAGTTGTCCGAGCAAGAAGAAGATTTATTACATAACTGCTTTAACACGCTGGCAGATAGTGCGTTAGCGCAACCTATGGTTACGGTTCATCGCGACTTTCATTGTCGTAATTTAATTAGCCTGACAAATGGCGACTTGGGGGTCATTGATTTTCAGGATGCAGTGACCGGTCCCATTACCTATGATGTTGTCTCTTTGCTGCGAGATTGCTATGTCAAATGGCCTGCTGAGCAAGTAGAGCTATTGGTATTCGAGTATTGGCAGCAACTGACTGAACAGCCTCAATATGCCAACATAGACCAACAACAGTTTTTCCGTTGGTTTGATTTAATGGGAATGCAACGACATTTAAAAGCGGCGGGTATTTTTGCCAGATTACATCATCGTGATAATAAATCAGGCTACTTACAAGATATTCCACTGACTTTGTCTTATCTTGTGGATATGGCAAATAAGTACCCACAATTTTCCTCATTAGGTCACTTTTTGCAACATCGAGTGTTTCCTGCTTTAGCAAATACCAGCAAGGAAAGCGAATGAAGGCGATGATATTAGCGGCTGGGCGTGGTGAACGAATGAAACCATTAACCGATGTCACGCCAAAGCCATTGCTTAAAATTGCTGGTATTCCATTGCTTGAATACCATATTGTCAATTTAAAGCGCGCAGGCATTTATGATCTGGTGATCAATCATGCTTGGCTTGGTCAACAAATTGCAGACTATTTTGGTGATGGTAAAAAGTGGGGGGTAAATATAGTCTATTCGGTTGAACAGAATGGCGCTTTAGAAACCGCTGGAGGGATTATTAAGGCGTTACCATTGCTTGGTGAAGAGCCCTTCTTGTTGGTTAATGGTGATATTTATTGTGATTACGACTTTGCTCAATTAAATGCTTTAGCAGAAAATGAATTGGCGCACTTGGTGTTGGTACCAAACCCTGATCATGTTCCTTTGGGTAATTTTGCCCTAATTGATGGCAAACTTGATTTTGCCGAGCATTTACCCAATAAACATACCTATGCGGGGATTGGTCTGTATGATCCGAAATTATTCGCAGGCATGGCAGCAGAGTTTATGCCATTAGCGCCGATATTGCGCCAAGCCATGAGCGATAAGCGTATCGGTGGGCATGTTTTTAACGGATTGTGGAGCGATATTGGCACCGTTGAGCGATTAACTCAGATAAATCAAATAGTAAAAAAGGTTAAAGATTAAATTATGCGTATTTGGGGTAAGGTATTTGGTTTCTTGCTGGGGTTTATGGCTGGGCGTATCCTTGGTGCGTTGATTGGTCTTTATATAGGGCATAAGTTTGATCAAGGTTTAAGCTTAGACTTCAATGCGTTTAATCGAGAAAACGATTTAAAACGGCAAAATGTCTACTTTGTTGCCACATTTTCGGTGATGGGGCATATCACCAAAGCATCGGGTCGAGTCACCGAAAACGAGATTGCTTTTGCCAAACATGCGATGCATAAATGGGGGCTCAACAGCGAAATGCAGGCTCTCGCCAAAGAGTCGTTTCGCGTTGGCAAACAGTCCGACTTTAATTTATCTGAACAGCTTAAAAAGCTTCGCAGTGCAACCTTTGGTCGCCATGACTTATTACGAATGTTTTTAGAAATCCAGATTCAAGCGGCCTTTGCCGATGGCGAATTGCACCCAAGTGAGCGAGAAATATTACACAAAATTGCACGAGCTTTTGGCATGTCTGCGCAAGAACTCGACTTTATTTTGGATCGCATTATTGCTGGGGAGCAATTTCATCAGGGCCGAGGCGCTCAATCGGCCTCACAAAAACAACAACATCTCGAAAATGCTTATAAAGTGCTTGGGGTCACCCCGAATTGTGACAAACAAACGGTGAAAAAAGCCTATCGTAAGCTGATGTCGCAACACCATCCAGACAAGCTGGTCGCCAAGGGCTTGCCACCAGAGTTAATGGAAGATGCGAAACAAAAAGCTCAGGATATACAAGCCGCTTACGAGTTAATTAGTCAGCAAGGCTAATACCAATCCGATTATGTTTTTGCACAACACAGAGTGAGCAAAAACTTTGTGGGTTTGATATGCGTGTTAGGGCACAAAAGTTATAGCCTTTAAAAAGGACAAGGGGCGTTAAAAACCATTTTTTCGCCACTGATAGGATGGGCGAATTCTAGATGTAAAGCGTGCAGTTGTAAGCGCTCACTCATTGCCCTAGCGTTGTCATGAGCGTATAAGCGATCTCCTAAGATAGGATGACCAAGCGACAGCATATGTACTCTTAACTGGTGTGAACGACCCGTAATGGGCTTTAACTCCACTAAGGTTGAATGCTCTTCTTTTTGCAGAACTTTATATTGGGTGATGGCTTTTTTTCCCCGTTCAAAATCAACCATTTGCTTGGGTCTGTTGGGCCAATCACAAATTAAAGGCAAGTTTACTTCACCACTTTCTGCTGTAATCTGACCATAAACTCTGGCCAGATAATACTTTTCAGTTTGGCGTAATTCAAACTGTCGGCTGATCGCAACATGGCTTTTCTTGTTTAAGGCCATGATTATCACCCCAGAGGTTGCCATATCAAGGCGGTGAACAATGGTTGCCCAAGGCAGCACTCGATTAACCCGTGTTTGCAGACAATCTTGATGTTCAGGTAAGCGACCTGTCACGGTTAATAAGCCACTGGGTTTATTGAGCACAATAATATCATCGTCTCGATACAAAATATCAAGATAAGGTGACATGGGAGGGCGGTAAACAAAATCGGGATTTGCGCTCATAAGGTTCCAACATTGAAATTAGCGAAAGTCAGCAGAAGCTAAAACTAGGTAAACGAACAACACGTAAGCTTGCTGTCCATTTTACCTAGGTTTGCATTATTGAGCCACCTTTGGCGAAGGTAGCTGTTGATGGCACGTTAGCTTGTCGCGACAATTAAGCGAATGGCTTCAAATTTCACTTGGGCATGATTAATGAAATGAGTCAGTTCCATTTGTTGATGCTTAATAAAATCTAATTCTGATTGACGAACATTAGGATTAATTTTTGCTAATGCACTTAAACGCTCATACTCTTCATCCAAACTTGCGTTCATTTTAACCAGTGCCTGTTGGGTTAGGTCTTTAACTTGCGCCTGGCAATAGCCATCAGCCTTTTCAACAAGAGCAGGGATCAAAGATTTTAGTGCTTTAACCAGTTGCAAACCTGTTTGTTTCTTCACTGGACTCAATTGATTATCAAGAACCGATTCCGCAACTTTGGCAGATAAATTATTCCCATTCTTATCGAGTAAAATTCGAATTGGTGTGGTGGGTAAGTAGCGACCTGTTTGTAATTGACTTGGCGCCATGGCTTCCAAGGTAAAAATACACTCCAAGAAGAACGTTCCCGCTGGCAGCGCTGGGTTTTTTAATAAACCAATACTGGCGTTTCCTATATCATCACTTAGAACTAGGTCCATCGCGCCACGTACCATAGGGTGATCCCATGTGAGCAATTGGTAGTCTTCATTGCTCAGAGCCGTGTTACGATTAAAGGTGATGGTGGTACCACTTTCCGGTAAGTTTGGAAAGTTTGCACTCAGCATGTGCTCGGTTGGCGACAGCACGATGGCATTGTCCGATTTATCTTCCTGATTAAGGCCAAAGACATCAAACAAAGAAAACATATACAAGGCTAAATCGGTTTGGTTATCAAGTGCATCAATGTCATCGACGAGTTGTTCGGCTTTGCCTTGCCCAGAGGAGTGAATTTCCAGTAATTTATCACGCCCTTGCTCAAGCTCATGTTTAATTTTTTGGTGTAAAGAGAAGCTACCCTGAAGGATGTTCTCCATCGCAGGCGCAGACCATAAACCTTGTATCGCCAATTGCTTAATGGCCGGGCTGTATTCTTTGTAGACCGCATGTCCTGTTACGCAAGTTTGCTCGAACGCATTCATCCCATGGTGATACCAGTTTAACAATAATGACTGTGGCGATTGCTCAAAATAAGGCACATGTAAGCAAATGGTTTGGGTTTGACCAATACGGTCGAGGCGGCCAATACGCTGTTCCAGTAAATCCGGATTTTCGGGTAAATCAAATAGCACTAAGTGGTGAGCAAACTGAAAGTTACGCCCTTCAGAGCCTATTTCAGAGCACAATAATACTTGGGCACTGTCTTCTTCTTGGGCAAAGTAAGCTGCGGCTTTATCACGCTCTAAAATGCTCATACCTTCATGAAATACAGCGGCGCGAATACCTTCACGAGTGCGCAGAGCTTCTTCAAGATCTTTGGCCGTTTGAGCTTTCGAGCAAATAACCAAAATCTTCTCATCACGATTGTCTTTTAACAAATTAATCAAACACTCAACGCGAGGATCAAATTCAAACCATTTACTTTGTTGGTGATCTAAATGGTACAAAATTTCAGGCGTAAAGATGGCGTTGCTCACGGGGGAGTCAATTAATGCTTGATAGTCGTCGCTTAAAATATAGCTTTGCAGCTTATGTTCATATTGTTCTGGTAATTCAAGCGGGTAGGTAAAAAGTTTCCGCTCAGGAAAGCCGGTGATGGTATTGCGCGAGTTGCGAAATAAAATGCGCCCAGTACCGTGTCGGTCTAATAGCTGGCTTAAAAGTTCACTGCGAGCTTGCTCTTGGCTTTTGACATCGCCTTGTTGCAATTGCTGCATCAGGACACGGATATCCGATTCGTGTAATAGCTCGCTTAATGCCTGTTGTTGACTGTTGTCTAAGGGGTTGTTACTTAAAATACTGTTGGCGGCTTTAGCCACCTGAGTGTAGCCTTCTTCCTCTTTGATAAACGCTTGGTAGTCGTAGAAACGATTCGAATCCAGTAGGCGTAGACGAGCAAAGTGACTCTCATGACCCAGTTGATCTGGGGTGGCGGTAAGTAACAGTACGCCTGGGATATTCTCGGCTAAAATTTCAATACATTGATATTCAATACTGGGGTTATCGACAGACCAAGATAAGTGGTGAGCTTCATCGACCACCATTAAATCCCATTCCTCGTTGGCAATATTCTCAAATTGTTCTGGATTATTGGCTAAAAAGTCAAGATTAACCAAAACCAATTGCTCAGAGCTAAATGGGTTCTCGTCATGGGCATATTGCTCACATCGTTCTTGATCAAAAATACTAAAGTGGAGATTGAAACGACGTAGCATTTCAACCAACCATTGATGCATAAGTGACTCAGGAACGGCTATTAATACTCTTTTAGCCCGACCAGAAACCAACTGTTGATGGATAATTAGGCCAGCTTCAATGGTTTTACCTAAACCCACTTCATCGGCCAGTAATACCCTTGGTGCAAAGCGTTTACCAACTTCTTCGGCAATATACAGTTGATGTGGGATTAAGCTTACACGAGCACCGGTTAATCCTGATAGCTCTGACTGTTGTTGCTCAAATTGGTATTTTAATGAGTTTTTACGCAGTTGGTACCAATCTAGACGATCAAATTGGCCATTAAGCAAACGATCATGCGGCTTATTGAATTTAATAAAATGGTCGACCAGCATTTCTTTGAGCTCGACCATCTCCTGATTATCGGTCCGGTTGCCGATGTAAGTATATAAATGATTGTCTTCTTTTACCTCGGTGACTTTAATGGAAAAGTTGTCGTGCGAGGGGACGATGTCGCCGACGTTAAATACCACCCGAGTGAGCGGGGCGTCTTGCATTGAATATTGTCGGGATTCACCTGTCGCGGTAAAGAGAATGGTTACATGACGACCTTCAACGGCGACCACGGTGCCTAAACCTTGATCAGATTCGCTGTCACTGATCCATCGTTGGCCAAGAAAAAAAGACATTAATACACTCCAAAAAATCGAGAGGGCCTAAAAAGGGGCGCTATGGTAACGATTTATTCCCTATATTTCATCCGTTTATTCGGAGTAATTCGCCTAACATACATTTAATTGAACGACAAACCGATGAATAGGTTAAGTATTAACCTATACCTGCAAAGTTAATACCTTATTATGGGGATACCGCCTGTTTTGCACCATCAAACAAGCTTTGTACATGGTGTACCAATTGCTTGCCAGCAGAGTTATCAGCCCTTAGCTAGCTTAGAGTATAGAATTAAACTTAAAATCTGCCGTAGAGAAGGTGTGATCAAAATGAAAAAAATATGTGACACCCTCTTGCCTCAATAATTAGAACATGTCAAAGTGAAGTTACGTCTAATGGAACAGGAGATCGAAAAAGCACAGCCTTTGGTGAGTGATCCTGTTTTGTTTGTACGCTTTTGTACATCAGGTGATAACAACAGTAGCGCTAAACAGCAACTTCAAAACTAGCGTTGCGGGCACCCAACCCAACAAGTCATGATCATTCAAATTACGACAGAATTTGAGCAAATAAGTTTGCCTTAGTTTAGGATGATCTATGAATGACAAACACACCATCTACGTATTAGACACCAATATTTTGCTACATGAACCTTTCGCTTTTCTGTCTTTTCAGGAACATGATGTTGTTATTCCAATGACGGTTCTAGAAGAGCTTGATAGCATCAAAGACAGAAATAAAGACGTTAGTCGCGATGCCAGAGTGGCCATTCGCGCGCTTGAAGATTTACTCCGTGATGCATCCCCAGAAGAAGTGTTAGAAGGCGTGCAACTGCCTAATACCAATGAAAGTCATCGAGAACCTGGTCATCTGTCTATTTTTAATGACTTCGCCCTTGAACAAAAAGTTGATGGCTTGTCTAAAAACGAAAACGACAACCGAATCATTAACACAGCCCTTTTCTTACAAGAAAAAAAATCTGACAAGAAAGTCGTACTTGTGACCAAAGACATTAATATGCGATTAAAAGGTAAAGGTGCAGGGCTCAAGTTTGTTGAAGATTACCGTACTGACCAATTAGTAGATGATATTAAATTTTTAACCAAGGGCTACCATAAATTTGAAGGGGATTTTTGGCAGCAAGTCAGTAACTGTAAAAGTGAAACCGACGGTCGCTACACACGGCATATTCTTGATAAAAACTTGATTCCGGCCGCCTATATAAACGAATACCTTATTGACCAAGAAGAAAGTTTTGCTGGCAAAGTGGTTGAAATTAATGAAGATCAAATGACCATTCTAGATTTAGGTCATGAACGGTTAATGGGGCGCAATGCTTGGGGCATTCATCCCAAAAATATTTATCAAGGCATGGCCATGGATGCCTTATTAGATCCTGATATCGACTTGGTGATTTTAACCGGCCCCGCAGGTTGTGGTAAAACCTTACTAGCCCTTGCCACCGCACTTGAAATGGTGGTGGAGCGAGGTGTATACGACAAAGTTATTGTGACTCGATCGACCCCAGAAATTGCCGAATCGATTGGTTTTTTACCTGGCACTGAAGAAGAGAAAATGGCGCCTTGGTTAGCCGCTATTACCGACTCTTTGGAAGTGTTGCACAAACAAGATGAAAGCATGAGCGGTAGCATGAATTACATCATGGAAAAAGCCAATATTCAGTTTAAGTCGGTCAACTTTATGCGTGGCCGAAGCATTCAAAATGCGGTGGTGTTGTTAGATGAGTGTCAGAACTTAACGGCGGCCCAATTAAAAACCATCATTACCCGATGTGGTGCAGGAACCAAGTTAATCTGTAGCGGTAATTTAGCTCAAATTGACAGTAATTATTTAACCCCTTTAACCTCAGGCTTAACCTATATTGTCGAGCGATTTAAAGACTACCCAGGTAGTGCGACGGTCAACCTTAATGGGGTGGTGCGCAGCGCATTAGCGCAATTTGCCGAAGAAAATCTGTAACATCAGTCGCCATAGACCTAAATGGCTAAGATCAATCAGGCCAAAGTAAACAGGGTAGGTAAAGCTAAATGCGATAAACCGTATGGTTTATCGCATTTTTTCTAGGGTTAACCGGGCTTTTCTGTTGGCCAAAAAATTCTGCTTACGCCTAAATTAATCTCGTTGCTAATTGAGGGGGGTTATAACGCTTTACAGAATTAAATAATTATCGCATTATTTAAACGGCTGTTTTAATCGACTGTTTAAGGTGGCTCGTAATAATAATTAACATCACTAACCGTGATCGTTTTCATTGGTAACTATTTGGGGAAGAGAGGAATAACCGTGGCAGATTATCGCGTCGATTTAAAAGATATGAATTTTTTGTTGTTTGATGTATTCGATGCAGAAAACATGTGGCAAAACACACCCGCGTTAGCAGAGTTGATAGACAAAGATACCGCTAAGGCAATATTACAAGAGTGTGCCAAAATTGCAGAGCAAGTGATTGCGCCAATTTCACGACAAGGGGACGAGATTGGCACGACAT
Encoded proteins:
- the rapA gene encoding RNA polymerase-associated protein RapA, which encodes MSFFLGQRWISDSESDQGLGTVVAVEGRHVTILFTATGESRQYSMQDAPLTRVVFNVGDIVPSHDNFSIKVTEVKEDNHLYTYIGNRTDNQEMVELKEMLVDHFIKFNKPHDRLLNGQFDRLDWYQLRKNSLKYQFEQQQSELSGLTGARVSLIPHQLYIAEEVGKRFAPRVLLADEVGLGKTIEAGLIIHQQLVSGRAKRVLIAVPESLMHQWLVEMLRRFNLHFSIFDQERCEQYAHDENPFSSEQLVLVNLDFLANNPEQFENIANEEWDLMVVDEAHHLSWSVDNPSIEYQCIEILAENIPGVLLLTATPDQLGHESHFARLRLLDSNRFYDYQAFIKEEEGYTQVAKAANSILSNNPLDNSQQQALSELLHESDIRVLMQQLQQGDVKSQEQARSELLSQLLDRHGTGRILFRNSRNTITGFPERKLFTYPLELPEQYEHKLQSYILSDDYQALIDSPVSNAIFTPEILYHLDHQQSKWFEFDPRVECLINLLKDNRDEKILVICSKAQTAKDLEEALRTREGIRAAVFHEGMSILERDKAAAYFAQEEDSAQVLLCSEIGSEGRNFQFAHHLVLFDLPENPDLLEQRIGRLDRIGQTQTICLHVPYFEQSPQSLLLNWYHHGMNAFEQTCVTGHAVYKEYSPAIKQLAIQGLWSAPAMENILQGSFSLHQKIKHELEQGRDKLLEIHSSGQGKAEQLVDDIDALDNQTDLALYMFSLFDVFGLNQEDKSDNAIVLSPTEHMLSANFPNLPESGTTITFNRNTALSNEDYQLLTWDHPMVRGAMDLVLSDDIGNASIGLLKNPALPAGTFFLECIFTLEAMAPSQLQTGRYLPTTPIRILLDKNGNNLSAKVAESVLDNQLSPVKKQTGLQLVKALKSLIPALVEKADGYCQAQVKDLTQQALVKMNASLDEEYERLSALAKINPNVRQSELDFIKHQQMELTHFINHAQVKFEAIRLIVATS
- a CDS encoding PhoH family protein, whose product is MNDKHTIYVLDTNILLHEPFAFLSFQEHDVVIPMTVLEELDSIKDRNKDVSRDARVAIRALEDLLRDASPEEVLEGVQLPNTNESHREPGHLSIFNDFALEQKVDGLSKNENDNRIINTALFLQEKKSDKKVVLVTKDINMRLKGKGAGLKFVEDYRTDQLVDDIKFLTKGYHKFEGDFWQQVSNCKSETDGRYTRHILDKNLIPAAYINEYLIDQEESFAGKVVEINEDQMTILDLGHERLMGRNAWGIHPKNIYQGMAMDALLDPDIDLVILTGPAGCGKTLLALATALEMVVERGVYDKVIVTRSTPEIAESIGFLPGTEEEKMAPWLAAITDSLEVLHKQDESMSGSMNYIMEKANIQFKSVNFMRGRSIQNAVVLLDECQNLTAAQLKTIITRCGAGTKLICSGNLAQIDSNYLTPLTSGLTYIVERFKDYPGSATVNLNGVVRSALAQFAEENL